A region of Legionella donaldsonii DNA encodes the following proteins:
- a CDS encoding response regulator transcription factor, which yields MVKTKQEILRKMNLIDSPFFKVFAKNYLDYLGNSNPTSQQLAEIQALLASTWMRQPIYFDLRLSEQEKQCLYLSAQGKELKEIAAFLKVSIRRVTQHRQSIFQKLNCRNITSAIIVGLRFGVINAENLSIEP from the coding sequence ATGGTGAAAACAAAGCAAGAAATCTTAAGAAAAATGAATTTAATTGATAGTCCCTTTTTTAAAGTGTTTGCAAAGAACTATCTGGACTATTTAGGCAATAGTAATCCAACCTCTCAACAATTAGCTGAAATTCAAGCGCTGCTTGCCAGCACTTGGATGCGACAACCAATTTATTTCGACCTACGTTTAAGTGAGCAGGAAAAGCAATGTCTCTATCTCTCTGCACAAGGTAAGGAACTGAAGGAAATTGCGGCTTTTCTAAAGGTATCCATACGAAGAGTGACTCAGCATCGACAATCCATCTTTCAAAAATTAAATTGTCGAAACATAACCAGTGCCATTATTGTTGGCTTGCGGTTTGGGGTAATCAACGCTGAGAATTTATCGATAGAACCGTAG